The genomic segment GCGTCCTGTCGCCCCGGGCGAACACGGCTTCGAGCAGGCTCGTCTCCGGGTCGTGCAGCTTCAGGTTGATGCCGCGCTTGCGGAGCCCCTTTGCGAGATACGCCTGCTTGCGCCTGATCTCATCCAGCGATGCCTGCCCGGACCATTGAAAGGGCGTATGGGGCTTGGGTACAAAGGTCGAGACACTGATGTTGATCTGGATGTGGCGCTTCGAAACGCGTTTGCCGCGGGCCAGGAGCTCACTGCCGAGCCTGATGATGCCGTCCAGGTCCTCGTCCGTCTCGGTCGGCAGTCCCACCATGAAATAGAGCTTCACGACGCTCCAGCCGCTCGCGAAGATGGTCTCCGCCGCATCGATCAGGTCCGGGTCGCTCACCGGCTTGTTGATCACGCGGCGGAGCCGCTCGGTGCCGGCCTCGGGCGCAAGGGTGAACCCGGTCTTGCGCGTCTCCGCGATGGCCGCGATCATGGCCGGCGTGAGCGTGCCGACGCGGAGCGACGGGAGCGAGACCGAGACCCGGCTGTCGCGGTAGGTCTTCATAAGCTCCACGATCAGTGGCTCGATCGCCGAGTGATCGCCCGAACTGAGCGAGGCGAGGGAGAGCTCCTCGTAGCCCGTGCAGGCCAGGGACGAGTGCAGGATGTCCCTGATCCGCTCCGGGCTCCGCTCCCGGAACGGGCGGTAGATGATGCCGGCCTGGCAGAAGCGGCAGCCGCGGATGCAGCCCCGGGCAATTTCTACGCTCACGCGGTCGTGCACCGGCTTCAGGAGCGGCAGGAGCGGACGCTCGGGATAGGGGGCGGCGTCGATATCGTTGATGTAGCGCCGCCGGACCGGAGTTGGACCCGGGGCCGTTACATAAAAGCCCTCGCGCCCCGCCGCCTCGCGCAGGAACTGTTGGCGGGAAGGGTATTGTTGCCTGAGCTCGACGAGCTCATGGACGGCTTCCTCGGCCTCGCCGATGAAGAACACGTCGATGAAGTCCGAAAGCGGTTCAGGATTCACGGCGCAGGGGCCGCCCGCCACGACCAGGGGGTGGCTGTCCGAGCGGTCCTGTGCGCGCACGGGTATGCCCGCGAGTTCGAGTCCGGCCAGGATGTTGGTGTACGACAGCTCGTACTGGAGCGAGATCCCGATGATGTCGAATTCGGAGAGGGGAGTGTTCGATTCGAGGCTCCTGAGCGGCCTTCCCGAGCTGCGGAGCTTCTCCTCGTAATCGGTCCAGGGCGAGAACACGCGCTCGCACACCGTGTCCTCCCTCCTGTTC from the Nitrospirota bacterium genome contains:
- a CDS encoding TIGR03960 family B12-binding radical SAM protein; the encoded protein is MYEDFLPLVQKPARYINTEINAVHKDHASVRTSVCLFFPDAYEVGMSHLGIRILYDILNRREDTVCERVFSPWTDYEEKLRSSGRPLRSLESNTPLSEFDIIGISLQYELSYTNILAGLELAGIPVRAQDRSDSHPLVVAGGPCAVNPEPLSDFIDVFFIGEAEEAVHELVELRQQYPSRQQFLREAAGREGFYVTAPGPTPVRRRYINDIDAAPYPERPLLPLLKPVHDRVSVEIARGCIRGCRFCQAGIIYRPFRERSPERIRDILHSSLACTGYEELSLASLSSGDHSAIEPLIVELMKTYRDSRVSVSLPSLRVGTLTPAMIAAIAETRKTGFTLAPEAGTERLRRVINKPVSDPDLIDAAETIFASGWSVVKLYFMVGLPTETDEDLDGIIRLGSELLARGKRVSKRHIQINISVSTFVPKPHTPFQWSGQASLDEIRRKQAYLAKGLRKRGINLKLHDPETSLLEAVFARGDRTLGRVLEEAFRRGCRFDGWTECFDFGKWSGAFAACGMDPSVLACRSFTLDDALPWDHIKTGVTKQFLKEEYQRAAAAEITENCRTECMHCGIGCGDGGTRELGVPVPPSREPKAAVSGASGRQAAPPVATTRIRMKFSKTGRVRFLSHLDFMVLLHRCAVRAGVPVAYSQGFNPHPRIAFGPALSVGIESEAEYLDMDTDPFVDLLQVTKDLNNSLPEGIRILESRIVPHSAPSLSGCISRYDYRVAVPEAMAGSLADRVARFLERPSIIVTKEGRSKDLRPCIVAMGVSVSSGGEGLLLTLRDHGQVRPRVHDVVAQCFETGPEQTLQFRIKRVGMYCQTPDGWASPMDGESQEGRKKLP